The DNA sequence CCAAACGAGCGGTATAGGAAGTCCGTTCCACGAAGCCGTGCCATCGCCCGCAGCGACACCGGCGAATCCGAGCGCAGACAATTGGAGACCGGCGTATTTGCAAAAGTGTGCGGAGCGGTTTCGAAGAAAATGCTTTGGCTGGCCAGGAGACGCAGGACGCGGTACAAAGGTTCTTCCACAAGACCCAACTGCCGGGCGAGTTCACTGGTAGATTTCGGTCCATCGGCGAGATGATCGGCAATTCCCAACTCTGCCGCCGCGAACACGGCCTGATGCAGATTAAGGCTTTCGAGAACAATGCCAAGCAGCGGTGCAGGATTGTGTTCAGATCTAGCGGACTCAGCAGAGAGTTGAGCTGTTGCCATTATGGGAATCCTCCAAACATTTCCTACTAATGTGATTACGCGCCTGCCGTAGCTCCGCGTTGCAGGCTCTCAATTTCAGCGAATGGCGTAACGACTACATACCGATATGGGCCTAGCCTGCTGAACAGGACGATAGCAGCGAAGATCGCCACAACAAATCCGATCAGCGGCGCCGTGTACGAGCCGGTACGATCGAATCCGAAGCCCATAAGGAACGCGCCAGAAGCTCCAGCGAGCACAAACGATCCAAAAATAAAGCCATAGATCTCGCCAAACGACCGCAGCCCGAAATAGCGGCTGGTGAGGTAGGCGATCAGGTCGCCCTCCGCTCCCATGCCGAGACCAATACAGAAGGCTGCTAAGAAGGGAATTGAGCCGCTGCGTGTGATTAGAAGGAGGACGGCTCCCAATACTGCGGAAGCGGAAAAGCACATCGCGACTCGTGCGCCAAAGTATCGGTCGAGCAGAAAGCCGGTGATGACTCGGCCTCCGAGCAGCCCGAGACCCGCCATCGAACTTGCAAGCGCCGCAGTTTGCGCCGACATTCCTTCGTCGGTGAGCATGGCCGCCAGATGCATCACGCAGGCGTGCACACTGGAGCTCAGCAGAACTACCGCGGCGATGAGCAGCCAAAAAGTTCCGCTGCGGCGCGCCTCCTGTAACGTAAGCCCCTCAGGACCTTCAACGTTGACGCTGGGTGGAACAGCCGATCCATCGGGAAAGAGTCCCAACTCTGCCGGCGTATCTTTCATTGCGGCAGCGAGTACTGGAAGCGCAATCAAGAATATCGCGCCTCCGTAGAGCGCATACGCCGCTCTCCAACTCATCATGGAGATAATGCGCTGTACGATCGAGGGCATCACCATCGCGGACGACCCAAGACCGACCATCATGAGGGCAAGCGCTGTCCCACGGTATCGATCGAACCAATTTGAAACTGCCTTGGAGTAAGGGATCGGGCCAGAGCCCTGGCCGAAAATCCCTCCAAGTATGTTGAAGGCATAGATTCCCGCGACGCTCACGGTAATAAAGCTGTTGCCGATCAACAACAGTGCAAGCAGAAGCGTTCCACCGACGATGAACTTGCGCACGCCGATTCGATCCAGCAGTCGTCCTACGAACGGCGCAGCCAATGCAGACGCAACATTGTGCAATGTGAACGCGAGCGAAATAGCCGAGCGGCTGGCATGGAACTCATGGGTGA is a window from the Terriglobales bacterium genome containing:
- a CDS encoding MFS transporter, with translation MIQKGKPLYYGWWIAAAAAIGTGLGGPPILVFCFPVFLKALTHEFHASRSAISLAFTLHNVASALAAPFVGRLLDRIGVRKFIVGGTLLLALLLIGNSFITVSVAGIYAFNILGGIFGQGSGPIPYSKAVSNWFDRYRGTALALMMVGLGSSAMVMPSIVQRIISMMSWRAAYALYGGAIFLIALPVLAAAMKDTPAELGLFPDGSAVPPSVNVEGPEGLTLQEARRSGTFWLLIAAVVLLSSSVHACVMHLAAMLTDEGMSAQTAALASSMAGLGLLGGRVITGFLLDRYFGARVAMCFSASAVLGAVLLLITRSGSIPFLAAFCIGLGMGAEGDLIAYLTSRYFGLRSFGEIYGFIFGSFVLAGASGAFLMGFGFDRTGSYTAPLIGFVVAIFAAIVLFSRLGPYRYVVVTPFAEIESLQRGATAGA